The window GTCAATTAATGGTGATGCCAATTACTGCGGCTAGATTATGCATTCACCTAATCAAATAccattttaatttcaagaaattgatttggtgataaaaaaaaaaaacaagtctccCTTTCTCATAACCGTTTTATTTGAGTTTgaattttgcaagttttttttttaaatacattagatcaatatttcaaatgaaaaaaaattagtgtgaCTTATTCAATCAAACTTACTGGTTGTCTAAGTCAAATTGTGATctacttaaaagaaaaaaatacatccTTCAAAGAAGTCTTGTTTAGCTTTTgcttaaatgaaaaaacaaagataaattaTATCGACTCGggttaacatgtaaaatttaCAATCCGGGCAATGAATACGACCATAATAAGTTAACCCGATTGGataatttgtatttcttttttccttccttaTTCTCTTCCTGATTGGACCTTCATTGGATCTTAATTaaccaaaaatcaaattaaatctagaagcaaataaaaaagttatgtaAGAATTTaagttaaaactttaaaaatatatcatattatattgATCCACTATATTGATCCTAGTCAGTTTtaatcaacaaacaaaatttaGAAGCCACATCAAAATATAATCCCAATCAGACATGATTTTTTAAGCtaagtgataaaaaaacaatgaaattatttttgtttatttatttgaagttaaataaaataaatcaatgacaATAaagggctaaattaaaaaaaaatctttttaaattcgggggggggggggggaatacattaaaaaaaaccctacataTTGTGTCACGACCTGTCGAATCAGCGATTTGTGCAAAGGACTCAACAtggtctaatatttttttaataaatttatgttggtcttaaataaatactaaaaataaaaacaaaaaaacccattaaaaaaccTAGGTGCACGGGCCTAATGGCCCAACGCGTCTAggcatatgaaaaaaaaaacctaggttATGCGTCTAGgtcctatgatttttttattttaataaataaatcaagcaaCGCATTGCCTATTAAAGTAGAGGACGTGTCACCTGTTTACCTAGACGCCGACAACTATAGTAGTGGCTGGGAAATCAGGGTAGAAgtatttttgctaaaaaatcatctttttttcatCCCATTTTAACCAAGAAACACCTTATAAATACTCTTATAACACTTAGAAATCAATTTATCAACTTAAGAAACTCTAAAAACAACCTCCAAACATGAAATCAAACTAAGTTAGATTTTTCATCCTCGaccttaatctattttttaggtAATATCGAGGTTTGAAACAATTACCATTCAActcttttcattaaataaaacttgTGGACACCAATAGTAACCACTTTGGTGGTTGGAATATGCAAAAGCGGTGGCTCTTTTTTTATGCCGAAATCCTAAGTAAATTTCTCTATTTAAAAAGTAGGGACTTATAAACAACAGAAATAAAGTTGTGtagcaaaattaaatttagaaaaaaataagagaccaaaaaggtttaattttataaatcagaGGATTAAAGTGTATTTCTTATGTCAATTTTAAACACACCACTCATTTCATCGCTTTTTCTAAATTGATCCCttgtctttcaattttgttaatAGCCAATAAATTGATGCAATGGGGTGCTGATTTTGCAACTAAAGGacacaataaacaaaaaatctaaggaaccaaagtgaaaaaacattaaagtgGCACTGCTCCAATCCACGTCCACAATACTTTATGAGTGCTAGAACAATGTTTGACACTATTCAAAACACCTTTACTTTTTAGAATATTTAGTTATTAGCATTTATAGAACCTCCTTAGATTCACATTTATTAAACAAGTTGATGATTAGAGagaaatttttgttatttactttcttttgcaACCATGTTAATGATTGCAACTATGTTAATAGTCTAGAAAATGCTTTCCAACCATGCAAtatcaaaaaattgaaaataccaatagaatattttgttgatgtttAAGAAAACATTTTATCGGGTATTTTAAATTGCTGATGAAAATGGCAACATAAACTTGTTGTCAAAAAGAATATCcttgagaattttatttttattggtatgTCCATCGGCAATGTTAAATACCAATGGAATGATAATGAAATATTCAtgctaaaaaattagattttgcctcctatttttcatcaataactAGTTTGTTGACAAAATTCTCCATTGCCAATTATGTTGGTTAatcgaaaatatttttttaagtttgacaAAAAGTTCCAAAATAGGTGCAAAGATTCTATTGAAAATGTCGATGAAATTGCCTTTCCGTTGgtgtttttctatatttttattagttataattCTCAAGCTTACAATTCTCACAAATTGACACAACAACAACATTCAATAAAGCACAACAAAAATggatatccaaaataaaatgtaCTTACACAAAGCTCACATTACATTAAAATTCCTAGCATCCTGAACTAAAAAGTCCACAAGAGGAAGGAAAAGGTCTTAAACCAGAAGGTCcagaaggagaaggaaaaatgtATACTCATATGTACACTCGTTTGAGCTAATACATCTTAGTTTTTTGGTTGGATTTCTACTGTCATTTTTGCTCTAAGATCTTCTCTCATTCCTATTCTCATATTCTGCATCTCAATAGATAGATGTTCTTGAACCTTATTTCAAATTAGTTCATTAAACTTTTGTGATGCACTGTTGGTGTTCCTAAGGTTGAAATAGTTTGACCCACCCTCACTTCTCGGGCTAATGCCATAAACCTGATTCCTATTAGGTTCATCACTTTCAGCAACCTCCAACCATAGTTGTGAGAAGGATGAGTGAAAGTGTTTTTGTCAAATTTCACAATCATGTTAGTGTCATATGactcttacaaaataaaaacaaaaaagatagaattttttctcctttttcccttatcccttttttttatatgagttttCTCATATAACTCTATTGGAGTCAGTTCACACCCAAGTTATTTTCCTGTAAATTAAATAGTTTGTTAAAATTCTCACAAATAAACACTTTGGGatgtcaagaaaaataataaaatatataacaactAGCTCTTACTAGATGCTTTGCATGGTTCACAAACAAAAGCGCTCTTTCAATGTGTTTGCTCATCGAACCATATGTTTACGTGTTTATGTTTAGTGTACTAAATCTGAAGCGTCTTCTAAAACTGTTTGATTCCATAAATTATTGCAACAATGTCCAATTACTCTCGATGACATGTCTTAGTTAATATCCTTTTCACTTCTTAACCTCATTAGAGATGGCTTTCTTAATTGCTTGTTTGAGGGCATCATATAATAAATCACGCAACTTGttatagaaatttattaaataaaaataaggcaagaaaataaaagaataagggcTTAGAATATATaacattaattgatttaaacTTACTTAGATGCATTGTGACTTTCTCATACTCTCCTAAAAAATGCCTTGTAGATTTAAtacattaattagttttaaaaaaaattaaaaaactagtaACTCAAAGCAAAGATTATTTAATTAACCTTGAACTTTCTTCGCCAAGCTTCTACCATATTTATCCACTCAAAATGCTGATGAAGATGGATCAATTGAAATAATAGTTATTTGAATGATATTTTCATCGATGTTATTGAATGAACAACTTTTATATCGGTAaatctaaaaatcaattaatcaaagccattttaatttaatgtaaaacttaaaataacctaatacaaataaataacatcatgagataaaatattaattacatgAGAAGGTCATTATTATAGTATGctataatattttacttaaaattagcTATATGGAAGAAGGAATGCCTTCTATATTGTCCCTATTGGTCGAGTCTTGGTCAGTAACTTCTATATAAGATGTCTATTCATAATTATCACTTAGATTAAAAACATGATCACCGACATTACTACTTGATAAAATAGTAGCGCTCATGTTGgacttggatttgttttttcttgtatacatggtatcttaaaaaaaataatgaacacaTTCCAGaagaaacacataaaaaaaagcaacaaaatccTATTTCCATTACCAACAAATCTTAAACTTACTCTTTATCAATTTCAAATAAGAGAAGCAAAACAGAAAACATGTGAACCAACTACAACAAGACACTAAACaacattaaatcaaaattttgatttaataaaattgagacttttaatttatggtgtatactataaaattaatcatcaCTAATACAAAAAATGTGTCCtttcttagaaaaataattagaccATCTCCTTcactataaaattaatcatcaCTAATACAAAAAATGTGAACATGAACTTGTAATTTCATTAATAGTTATGGATGGAAGGTATAATTGCAAATAGTGAATACTTTGGTTTGGTGATTCAATTGagaattttcaaaatcataGCTAGACAAAACAAAACCACTTCCATCAATTCCCATTTTCCTCCTTTACCTCTTCTCAATCCAAGACCTGCACCATACCCATTTCATCTTCACCATCAAATCATGAAACCTGAAACCACAACTATCATCCCTTTTTTTAACCTTCAAAACCACACACTAAAGCTACACAGCAACTCCAAAATTCTCCCCACAATTCCATTCAGCCTTTACCACCATTTTTTCTCTCCATTCTCATCATAAAAGAGCATAACACGTACTGTTTAAATTCCCCAACACCCAAACCACACAATTATAAACCCATTTTCCCTATTTGCTTAATCATCCAAATCTCAAATAAGTACATTAATTTTGAActctattttgttaaatttcaacCAGCAAAGGGAAAATCATTTACTTAAGCACGCGCACGTGTGCGCGCACACATATATGAACCTAACCCTAAGtttattgaacaaaaaataaaacctggGATGAGTAGAGGAGAGGTGGCGCTGGATTTGTGAGTGGGGGAGGGTGGCTGCTACTTGTTGCTGCTGCGCCAAATTTAGGTAAatcatgaagaagaagaagaagaagaagaagaaatggggaGATGAGATGGACTCTCAGGTTTTACTTTGATTACCAAACATAtgctaagaagaagaagaagaagaagtttggTACTAAGGCATTTACGAATCTTGAAATCTTtcttcttcatatatatatgaaggaaggagtaatattataaattcaaagaaactcaaatatcataaaacaaaaagaaaaaagaatatatattgaTGAATTGAAGTAATTGGTATAATGATAATAACCAGAACACATGAAAGGAGGGATTGATGATCAGCTCAAAGTAAAACGGATAGTACAAGTTGATCACAAAGCTTGCAGAAGATCATCAAAGTCATTAATATTCATGAATTCTTGGCATCTAGAGATCTCTACCCTACCATTTGTATATATATCATCTAATGTAAGGCGGATAGAACTCCCATAGCTATCTCTATAGCCTGAAACAAAACCACCCCAGTAGAGATGGGCACACTCAATGAAACAAGCGCCACCATCCCTAGAGCCAGACTTGGCCTAACATTCATCAAATAGTTCTGCAACATCCCCACTGCTTCACAAACATCGTTGTTGTAGTTGCAATGCAAGCAATATTGTTTCTCCCACTCCATCCAATGAGAAGGTGGGTTGTTGCATTCCTCCAACATCTTCATCTCCTTAATTCGTAATCGCAGTACAATCATGCTTTCATCTACAAGCCTACCCCCACGGTCTCGTCCATTAGTTCCTCTATGAAGGGCAACAATGGTGTTTCTTCGAGGGCATGGTTTCACTAGAGAAACTGGCCTCGGGACAAGCCTGGAGGATGAGAATTTTGTTGCTTCCATGAATGAAAATAGAGAATTGCTCAAgtaaagtttttcttttcctttggcTTTATATTTACAGAATGAGAAGGAATCATGGGGggtattaatatttatattagcaAGGGGAAATGTTTTGGGTGGTGGATTTATTTATTCCTTAATCATTACAACTTCTATTTAAAACCGTGTTAAGGGACGTGTCAAATTCTGAGACGAGCTAGGGTGTGCGCGTGACGTGTACCTTAATGCATACATGCCGAGAAgggatttctttttttgaagcAATAAAAAGGCAGGACTCAACTTCGAAGATAAGAAAACTACGTCAAGGTCTTTCTACTTTCCTTGGAAGCTGAAGGAACTCTCTTCGAACATATACTTAGGCTTTCTTTGATATTAATAGAgttgtattatattttaaagtgttttttaaaatatatttgatttgtaaCAAgacaaatcaatgattttttcttgtatttcttaatttcaaagctttaatatgaaaatatcataacaattaaaaagaataattctaaatatcaagaaaaaaa of the Populus nigra chromosome 7, ddPopNigr1.1, whole genome shotgun sequence genome contains:
- the LOC133700091 gene encoding uncharacterized protein LOC133700091, which codes for MEATKFSSSRLVPRPVSLVKPCPRRNTIVALHRGTNGRDRGGRLVDESMIVLRLRIKEMKMLEECNNPPSHWMEWEKQYCLHCNYNNDVCEAVGMLQNYLMNVRPSLALGMVALVSLSVPISTGVVLFQAIEIAMGVLSALH